GGGCACGGCCGGGGCCCGTCAACCGCCCCTGGACGATGACCGGTTCGCTGCCCGCGACCCGGAGCGCGCAGTGGGACAGGATCCGCCTGCCGTCGCGGTAGAAGCCGTCCAGGCCGTCGCCGGTCAACTGCCCGGAGGCAGGCGACACCGCGAGGGCCGGCAGGGCCACGCAGACCAGCGACGTGTGAACGGGCTGCGGCTGCGGTGCCCGGGACGGTGCCGCGCGGCGCTCTTCGGCCGGGCGGCGGGCGGGTTGGGTGGTGGGGACGATGCCTGGCACGCTGTGCGCTCCCTGAGGGGGTCGGGGCTCCGTAGGGCCTACGCCACTCAGGTGAACGGTGCGGCCGGCGCGCAGGTCACGGCGGCCGTCCAGGGTTGGTGTGATCATCGCCGGCTCCGGTCGTCGTCCCGGCCGGCCCGGCGCCTGGTACGCCGGTCGGTCGTACGGCCGCCGGGGCCGGTGGCGCCGCGCGGTCCGCGGGGGCGGGTGGCGGCTTCCGGACGGGCCGGGTCCGGCCGCTTCGGGGAGCGGGGCGTCTCCTTGCCGGCGAGTGCGGACTGCGTGCCGGCGGCGGGGGCGGGCGCGTTCTCCTCGCCCATCGCCTCCCGACGCTGTTCGCGCAGGCATCGGCGCAGCGGCTCCGGGTCGAGTCCCTCGTTGATGGCACGATGCAACAGCTGGGCGAAGGTGTACTCGGGGTCCAGGGACAGGGCGTGGCTGAGGGCGATCCGCGCCGACGGCCCGTCCTCGGTGGACCAGCACACCCAGGCGGCGAGGGTGACGGGGGCCACCGCGTGTTCCGCGTAGCCGCCGGCACAGCGACGGGCGAGGGCGCGCCACAGCCGCAGGGCCGGTGCCGCGGCGGAACCGTCCATCCACTCGGCGGCGCGGTCACGGGTGCAGCGGTCCTGGAGGCCGAGGATGAGATCGGCCGCCTCGGCGTCGGTGATCAGCGCGTCGTCGCAGGCGTCCCGGGCCCGGTTGCTGCCCGAGGGGGTGTCCTGACGGAACCGGTGGATCATCGCTTCCGCCAGGTCGAGGGTGGCCCGGCGGACCGCTAGGGCGCTCTCGTTTCCGAGCATCCGCGGGACCAGCGCGCCGGCCGCCTTGTCCAGGGCCTTCTCCTGCTCGGCTCCCCGCCGTCCGGTACGGGGCTTCAGCCGCGCCTCCATCTCCTTGAGCGAGCCGCGCACCTGCATTCCCGCGTATGCGGCGGCGGCCGCCATCACGGACGTACCCGGCATGACCATCGGGGTGCCCTCGGCGGGGCAGCAGCGGAAGTCCGGGCAGCAGTAGGACCAGAAGCGGCCGTTGGAGAGGCACAGTGCTTCGAGGACCGGCACGTCGAGTGCGCCGCACGCGGTGCGCAGTCGCTGGGCGAGCGGGCGCAGCCGGTCCTTGACGTCGCGGCCGGTCTCACCGGGCGCGGGCTCCTGGCAGAGGTAGACGATGATCGCCGCGGGTGGGGCCGCGTCGTCCGGGCCCGCCGAGATCAGACAGTCGGCGAGTTGGTCGGCGACGTCCGGCCACTGGGCGGTGTCGGCGGGGATGCCGAGCCGGACCCGGCCGCCGAAGCGTCCACGCTCACCGTGCAGCGCCACCATCACGATCGAATCGTCCGGATAGAAGCCCATGAGATAGGGCAGGGCGTCGGCGAGTTCGGCCGGGCCGCGCAGGGTGACCTGGGTTTCGGCGGGAGGGGCGGCTTCCGTGTGGGCGGCGGTGAAGGACTGGGAGGCGGGCGCGGAGTTCTGCGCGGAGTCGGATTGGCCGGCGGGCGTTGAGTGGGCGGTCTTCTCGGTGAGATTTGCGGGGTCTTTACGCTCGGCGTTATTCGCGCTCGCGTCGTTATTCGCGGAGTCGGAGTCGGAGTGGGAGTGGGTGGAATTCACGGAGGCGGAGGCCGGGTCGGTCGGGGAGACCGGCGGCGCATTTTCCGTGGAGTTGCTGTCGATGCCGTGCTTGCTCGGGTCGCTGTGCGGATTCATGGCTCGAAGATCCCGCGATTCGCCTCCGCCCCGCGACCCCTGTGGATAACTCCCGGGTGACGGGGTTATCCACAGTTTCGGGTGGGGGTTCGCGCGTTGTCAGTGGCATCGGGTTGCATGGGGGCATGAGCAACGAAGAGCTGCGTGCCGCAGCCGACGCCGTCCTGTCGCGCCTCGTCGGGGATCCCGGCGGGGAGGCCAGGCTGCGCGAGGACCAGTGGCGGGCGATCGAGGCGCTGGTCGCCGAGCACCGTCGGGCGCTGGTCGTGCAGCGCACGGGCTGGGGCAAGTCCGCGGTCTATTTCGTCGCGACGGCGCTGCTGCGGGAGCGCGGCAGCGGACCGACGGTGATCGTCTCGCCGCTGCTCGCGCTCATGCGCAACCAGGTCGACGCCGCCGCGCGGGCCGGGATCCGCGCGCGCACGATCAACTCCGCCAACACCGAGGAGTGGGACACCGTCCAGGCCGAGGTGGCGGCGGGCGAGGTGGACGTCCTGCTGGTGAGCCCCGAGCGGCTCAACAATCCCGACTTCCGTGATCAGGTGCTGCCCAAGCTCGCGGCGGCGACCGGCCTGCTGGTGGTCGACGAGGCACACTGCATCTCCGACTGGGGCCATGACTTCCGGCCGGACTACCGACGGCTGCGCACGATGCTCGCCGACCTCCCGCCGGATGTGCCCGTGCTCGCCACGACCGCCACGGCCAACGCCCGCGTGACGGCCGATGTGGCGGAGCAGCTGGGGACGGGCGAGGGTGCCGCCGAGACGCTGGTGCTGCGTGGTGCGCTCGACCGGGAGAGCCTCAGCCTGGGCGTGCTGCCGCTGCAGGATGCCGCGCACCGTCTCGCCTGGCTCGCGGATCATCTGCCCGAGCTGCCGGGCTCGGGGATCATCTACACGCTCACCGTCGCCGCCGCCGAGGAGGTCACCGCGTTCCTTCGCCAGCGGGGTCACACGGTGGCGTCGTACACGGGGAAGACGGAGAACGCCGACCGTCAGCAGGCCGAGGACGATCTGCTCGCCAACCGGGTCAAGGCGCTGGTGGCGACCTCCGCGCTGGGCATGGGCTTCGACAAGCCCGACCTGGGTTTCGTGGTGCACCTGGGTTCGCCGTCGTCCCCCATCGCGTACTACCAGCAGGTGGGCCGCGCGGGCCGTGGCGTCGAGCACGCCGAGGTGCTGCTGCTGCCCGGCCGTGAGGACGAGGCGATCTGGAAGTACTTCGCCTCGCTGGCGTTCCCTCCCGAGGCGCAGGTCCGGGAGACGCTGGACGTCCTGGCGGCGGCCGGCCGGCCGGTGTCGCTACCCGCCCTGGAGCCTCAGGTCGAGCTGCGCCGGTCCCGGCTGGAGATCATGCTCAAGGTGCTCGACGTGGACGGCGCCGTGCAGCGCGTCAAGGGCGGCTGGATCGCGACGGGCCGGCCCTGGACGTACGACACCGAGCGCTATGCCTGGGTGACCCGTCAGCGCGAGGCCGAGCAGCAGGCCATGCGGGAGTACGCCACGACGACGGGCTGCCGGATGGAGTTCCTGCGCCGCCAGCTCGACGACGAGGCGGCGGTGGCGTGCGGTCGCTGCGACAACTGCGCCGGTGCGCGGTTCGGCACCGAGGTCTCCGCCGCCTCGCTGGACGCGGCGCGCGGTGAGCTGGGGCGCCCGGGCGTGGAGGTGGAGCCGAGGCGGATGTGGCCTACGGGGCTGCCGGCCGTCGGCATCGACCTCAAGGGGCGCATTCCGGCGGGCGAGCTGGCGGCGACCGGCCGGGCTCTGGGACGGCTCTCGGACATCGGCTGGGGCAACCGGCTGCGGCCGATGCTCGCACCGCAGGCACCGGACGGGCCGATTCCGGACGATGTGGCGTCCGCGGTGGTCACGGTGCTCGCCGACTGGGCCAAGGGGCCCGGTGGTTGGGCCTCGGGTGCGGCGGACGCACCGCACCGCCCGGTGGGTGTGGTCTGTCTCTCCTCGCACAGCCGCCCGCAGCTGATCCGGTCGCTCGCCGAGCGGATCGCCGCGGTCGG
The sequence above is a segment of the Streptomyces lydicus genome. Coding sequences within it:
- a CDS encoding DUF4192 domain-containing protein gives rise to the protein MNPHSDPSKHGIDSNSTENAPPVSPTDPASASVNSTHSHSDSDSANNDASANNAERKDPANLTEKTAHSTPAGQSDSAQNSAPASQSFTAAHTEAAPPAETQVTLRGPAELADALPYLMGFYPDDSIVMVALHGERGRFGGRVRLGIPADTAQWPDVADQLADCLISAGPDDAAPPAAIIVYLCQEPAPGETGRDVKDRLRPLAQRLRTACGALDVPVLEALCLSNGRFWSYCCPDFRCCPAEGTPMVMPGTSVMAAAAAYAGMQVRGSLKEMEARLKPRTGRRGAEQEKALDKAAGALVPRMLGNESALAVRRATLDLAEAMIHRFRQDTPSGSNRARDACDDALITDAEAADLILGLQDRCTRDRAAEWMDGSAAAPALRLWRALARRCAGGYAEHAVAPVTLAAWVCWSTEDGPSARIALSHALSLDPEYTFAQLLHRAINEGLDPEPLRRCLREQRREAMGEENAPAPAAGTQSALAGKETPRSPKRPDPARPEAATRPRGPRGATGPGGRTTDRRTRRRAGRDDDRSRR
- a CDS encoding RecQ family ATP-dependent DNA helicase → MSNEELRAAADAVLSRLVGDPGGEARLREDQWRAIEALVAEHRRALVVQRTGWGKSAVYFVATALLRERGSGPTVIVSPLLALMRNQVDAAARAGIRARTINSANTEEWDTVQAEVAAGEVDVLLVSPERLNNPDFRDQVLPKLAAATGLLVVDEAHCISDWGHDFRPDYRRLRTMLADLPPDVPVLATTATANARVTADVAEQLGTGEGAAETLVLRGALDRESLSLGVLPLQDAAHRLAWLADHLPELPGSGIIYTLTVAAAEEVTAFLRQRGHTVASYTGKTENADRQQAEDDLLANRVKALVATSALGMGFDKPDLGFVVHLGSPSSPIAYYQQVGRAGRGVEHAEVLLLPGREDEAIWKYFASLAFPPEAQVRETLDVLAAAGRPVSLPALEPQVELRRSRLEIMLKVLDVDGAVQRVKGGWIATGRPWTYDTERYAWVTRQREAEQQAMREYATTTGCRMEFLRRQLDDEAAVACGRCDNCAGARFGTEVSAASLDAARGELGRPGVEVEPRRMWPTGLPAVGIDLKGRIPAGELAATGRALGRLSDIGWGNRLRPMLAPQAPDGPIPDDVASAVVTVLADWAKGPGGWASGAADAPHRPVGVVCLSSHSRPQLIRSLAERIAAVGRMPFLGTVTSADDGAEGRIPRSNSAQRLRALHGSLGVPPELAEALASAGGPVLLVDDYADSGWTLAVAARLLRKAGAEGVFPLVLAVQG